From Streptomyces sp. NBC_00237, a single genomic window includes:
- the purU gene encoding formyltetrahydrofolate deformylase, whose protein sequence is MSDPTPQSAERPETDHYVLTLSCPDKQGIVHAVSSYLFMTGCNIEDSRQFGDHDTGLFFMRVAFSAEAPVSVEKLRASFAAIGDSFRMDWQIHRAEDRMRIVLMVSKFGHCLNDLLFRSRIGALPVEIAAVVSNHPDFRELVSTYDIPFHHIPVTKDTKADAEQQVLDLVAAENVELVVLARYMQVLSDNLCKQLSGRIINIHHSFLPSFKGAKPYHQAHARGVKLIGATAHYVTADLDEGPIIEQEVERVGHEVTPEQLVAIGRDVECQALARAVKWHSEHRVLLNGHRTVVFA, encoded by the coding sequence ATGAGCGACCCCACCCCCCAGTCCGCAGAACGGCCCGAAACCGACCACTACGTCCTCACCCTGTCCTGCCCGGACAAACAGGGCATCGTGCACGCCGTGTCCAGCTACCTGTTCATGACCGGCTGCAACATCGAGGACAGCAGGCAGTTCGGCGACCACGACACGGGACTGTTCTTCATGCGGGTCGCCTTCTCCGCCGAGGCTCCGGTGTCCGTCGAGAAGCTGCGCGCCAGCTTCGCCGCCATCGGCGACTCCTTCCGGATGGACTGGCAGATCCACCGGGCCGAGGACCGGATGCGGATCGTGCTGATGGTCAGCAAGTTCGGGCACTGTCTGAACGACCTGCTGTTCCGCTCAAGGATCGGCGCGTTGCCGGTGGAGATCGCCGCCGTCGTCTCCAACCACCCGGACTTCCGCGAGCTGGTCTCCACGTACGACATCCCCTTCCACCACATCCCCGTGACGAAGGACACCAAGGCCGACGCCGAGCAGCAGGTGCTCGACCTGGTGGCCGCCGAGAACGTCGAGCTGGTCGTCCTCGCGCGCTACATGCAGGTGCTGTCCGACAACCTGTGCAAGCAGCTCAGCGGCCGGATCATCAACATCCACCACTCCTTCCTGCCGAGCTTCAAGGGCGCCAAGCCCTACCACCAGGCGCACGCGCGCGGCGTGAAGCTGATCGGCGCGACCGCCCACTACGTGACGGCCGACCTCGACGAGGGGCCGATCATCGAGCAGGAGGTCGAGCGGGTCGGCCACGAGGTCACCCCGGAGCAGCTCGTGGCGATCGGCCGCGACGTGGAGTGCCAGGCGCTGGCGCGCGCGGTGAAGTGGCACAGCGAACACCGGGTGCTGCTCAACGGGCACCGTACGGTCGTCTTCGCCTAG
- a CDS encoding zf-HC2 domain-containing protein: protein MPPGADGTVLSHRVLKSLLGAWALAACSAEETLVVEEHLTECAPCAEEALRLRDAVGLLQAERGLDLDPMLRSRVLDTCLGRRPARIPVPAWAQPYDTETARLDALLADIDPGEWHAPVQLRWFEGEHPVRRKATVAAVIGHLMTVDGLVADALGLADPLALDGGGDPTSRTEAYWLGSRQPPTRAVRVPWREQGHTLVRTVSFAGRGAAELEVSYGAFSLPLKDALLERAFECWVHADDIAHAVDYPYEPPSGAHLHELIDLAARLLPGTLAARRRAGLAPPARGLVAAGSPGRTLHLEVEGAGGGHWYIPLDSPAAAASPEHEVAHIALDGVEFCQLAAGHVSPQEAAAGQGGDKGAVRDVLFAAASLSRL from the coding sequence GTGCCCCCGGGGGCGGACGGCACGGTCCTCTCGCACCGGGTCCTCAAGTCGCTGCTCGGGGCGTGGGCGCTGGCCGCCTGCTCCGCCGAGGAGACCCTCGTCGTGGAGGAGCACCTCACCGAGTGCGCCCCGTGCGCGGAGGAGGCGCTGCGGCTGCGGGACGCGGTCGGGCTGCTCCAGGCCGAGCGCGGGCTCGACCTGGACCCCATGCTGCGCTCCCGGGTCCTTGACACCTGCCTGGGCCGCCGCCCGGCGCGCATCCCGGTACCGGCGTGGGCGCAGCCGTACGACACGGAGACGGCCCGCCTCGACGCCCTCCTCGCGGACATCGACCCGGGCGAGTGGCACGCGCCCGTGCAGCTGCGCTGGTTCGAGGGGGAGCATCCGGTGCGGCGCAAGGCGACGGTCGCCGCGGTCATCGGACACCTGATGACCGTCGACGGCCTCGTCGCCGACGCGCTGGGCCTGGCCGACCCCCTCGCGCTCGACGGCGGCGGCGATCCCACCAGCCGTACGGAGGCGTACTGGCTGGGCTCCCGGCAGCCTCCCACCCGGGCCGTGCGCGTCCCGTGGCGCGAGCAGGGCCACACGCTGGTACGGACGGTGTCCTTCGCGGGCCGGGGCGCCGCCGAACTGGAGGTCTCGTACGGCGCCTTCTCCCTGCCCCTCAAGGACGCGCTCCTTGAGCGTGCCTTCGAGTGCTGGGTGCACGCCGACGACATCGCGCACGCCGTGGACTACCCGTACGAGCCGCCCTCGGGGGCGCATCTGCACGAGCTGATCGATCTGGCGGCCCGGCTGCTGCCCGGCACGCTGGCCGCCCGCCGCCGGGCCGGACTCGCGCCGCCCGCGCGGGGGCTCGTCGCGGCGGGCTCTCCGGGGCGCACGCTGCACCTCGAAGTGGAGGGCGCGGGCGGCGGGCACTGGTACATCCCGCTGGACTCCCCCGCCGCCGCTGCCTCTCCGGAGCACGAGGTGGCGCACATCGCGCTGGACGGCGTCGAGTTCTGCCAGCTCGCGGCCGGGCACGTGTCGCCGCAGGAGGCCGCGGCGGGGCAGGGCGGCGACAAGGGGGCGGTGCGGGACGTGCTGTTCGCGGCGGCGTCCCTGTCACGGCTGTGA